Within the Hevea brasiliensis isolate MT/VB/25A 57/8 chromosome 2, ASM3005281v1, whole genome shotgun sequence genome, the region TTGAGCTTTTGACTGGGCGAAAACCTGTTGACCATACGTTACCTCGTGGACAGCAGAGTCTAGTGACATGGGTACTACTCATTTTCTATCTTCACATATCTAGTTTTATTTTCAGCTTTTGAAATGTTGGAAGTGTTTCTTTCCTCGGATTCCCGACTGATAATTAAGTTTTGGAATGTGTTAGGCTACACCAAAACTCAGTGAAGACAAAGTAAGGCAGTGTGTTGATACAAGACTTCAAGGAGATTACCCACCCAAGGCAGTTGCAAAGGTTTGACCTAGCTCTTTCAAAATATTTTTGATCATTTGAAgaaatgttttatttatttattttaaatcagCACATCTGGGAAACTAGTGCAACTTTTTGATTAACTACATTAGTGCATAACTGATAATTTGATTGGGTGATGACAAATGGTTGATTTATCAAGTTCTTGAAACTAGTGCAACTTTCTGCAGCTGTTCCATGGACTGTTGCATGAGAATTCACTTTATTTGCCTAAAAGTAGTTTAGAATTACAAGCAAGCCATGTGTTTGCCATATGATTTATAAGGGCCCTACTAAGTGGAAATCTAAACAGCAAGGTAGAAAAATTTTGTGAATTGAATATGACAGTTTAACCCTCTTCATCTTCATTGCAGATGGCTGCTGTTGCTGCCTTGTGTGTGCAATATGAAGCAGACTTCCGGCCAAACATGAGCATTGTAGTTAAAGCTCTCCAGCCCCTCTTAAATGCCCGGCCAGGACCTGCTGGTGAAACACCAAGCATGTGATTCTCTCTCTAAATCCGTGTGCACAGTCAAGCGTGCATCCATGCAAGTATGCGAGACAAAAAAGGGCTGTTACAGAAAATGTTAGTAAAATATTTGGACAGCTTACTTACGTCCATTATTGCTATATGTATTTCATTTGTTCATAATGTATGAGGCTGTTTTTCGAGTCATATTTTGCTGCTGCCCCCTTAAATTTTCCTTTTAAGTTGTTAATCCTTATTAGACGAATGGCTTGTGTCTATCATCTCTTGTAGATGTGAAAGATGATGATTTCCCCATCTTCCCTGTTAAGGTTATAAAgtgattgaattgaatttttattactatttgtttaataaacttaaaaTGCTTATGACATTGGATAGATTCTATCTTATTGCGTTCAGTTGTGAAAATAGGAGATTGCTTCTTTTGATGAGAAAAAACTGGAAATTGACAGCAGGGTAGACATAAAAGATAGAAAATTTCAATACTTCTTGATGATTTCGGCAGTCAATGCAAGTAAATGGTAGAACGTGAGGATGTAAATGGGTCGATTTGCCCGAGTTCTGTTTAAAAAATACTTGGAATTGATTCAGTTTTGATTGAATGAGTTTAGCTTGAGCTTCAGTAGTTTGACAATGTGAGTTCGAGTACCTTAGTACTTGACGTGGAGAGagcttatttaaaattatattttttatttctagATATTAATATATAATTGAAAAGAATAGTAATAAATTTTTGTTTCAGtttaattaaacttgagattttaaaattttgattataattattgaattgaatttgaatattttaaaCATCTAATGAAGTCAATTCGAGTATTAAAACTTTAAGCTtaactgaatttaattttgaaaatgaGTGGAACTCGAACTTAACATTATATTAATTCAGGTGAACTCTTCTTATAAAGAGAAATAGAATGCTAATAATTTCATAGTTAATGACCTATTAATTATTGATTAATTCATGCTGGTGACTACTGACACTAGAATTTTGAAAGctacaaaaaaatgaaaatttcgtcccataatgaaaaaatatatatataaaatagaaaaatattttcatagtacttaatatataatattctctaacttaatattattatttatgatattttcatgttttttttatttaattttttttatttttattttaattatataataaaattttaatatttaaaacgataaaaataattatatgattgaaccactttaaataattttatatttttaaatattaattttattatattattataatttttattataaaatttttattaaaataatatttaattaatgaaaaataaaatatataaaaaataactatATCTTTTTAAACAATGTTTCTATcacaatattatatttttattatgaaatttttattaaaaaatttgaaaaaaaaattaataaaaaataaaaaataatatttaattaataaaaataaaatatataaaaaattaaaatataaaatagtaaaaaattaaaaaattatttaatttttatatattaaaattaaaaaaatatataaattaaaattatttatacgttaaaattattaatattcacACGGGAATTCCTTAATTAAAGTTTAGAAGCAAGCAGAGGAGAAATTTTCAGGTGATGCtgatcttttattttttctttttacatccaaaattttattttattataaaacattaaaatttaaaatcaattagagAAATAAAATTTCGCTTTTCCATTTTCCCCTTTCCCATCTCACATCAATGCAAGACAACGCCATATCTGAAAAATAAAAAGCTCGTCACATGCAGAATTCCGGTTCAATATCAAGATGAATCGGGAAGGAATCAGAGATggttaatttgttttaattttaattccaaTCAGGTTTTATTTTTATATTGCAAATCttgttttacattttttttttcagtgcGTGAAGAGTGCAGCGCCTGGATCAATCACAATGAATCAGTTTCCACACAAGCATCATATGATCCACGAGTCTTTAACCATGAAAGAGCCTCACGAACTGAAAGAACTTCAGCCAGAGTAACATCCATTACTCTACAGCAAGACTGCTGCAAACCCTCTAAGAAACACTAGGGTGACCTCGTAAGATGCATCCAAATCCAGAACCACACCGCGTCCCGTCAACAACTGCACCCACATTGCACTTAAAAATCacctttttttattatattttaattttagttaattagggcttaaaattaattatggatTAAAACACgtactaaatttttttctaacgGGAGCGGACTGCGCAGTAGTACCAGACTAACCGTTTTGCTAGCTACGTAGAAACTGCATTTGGAAATTTTCCttttttgaccatattatccttttttatttaacttgaaaattaatattattaatatttttatttttttatttgtaattttaatattttaattaatgtatttcaactttattaaaatattttttattaataacataaaatataaaatatttatttatatccaaaaacttaaaattaattataaatttttctattaacaataataattattttattattttatctatatttttaaaattatttaattatcttaaaaaataattattttcttattttaataataaaataaataatataatataaaatattaataattatatatttatttaaataatataatatattaatttaataattatatatttaatttaataataaaataaataatataatataataaatttataattttatatttatttaaataataaaataaattatatgatatatacatttattaatcatttcacatattaacagcaacagctaaatataattttaccaaacacttaatataaaacagctatcattagctatcagttgtattcaacagttaatccaaataggccaacagtaacagctatcagctaacagctatcagttgtattcaacagttaatccaaaTAGGCCCGTACTAAATTTTTCTCTTACGGGAGCGGACTGTGCAGTGGTACCAGACTAACCGTTTTGCTAGCTACGTAGAAACTGCATTTGGAAATTGTCCTTGGTTTCTAATGAGCTGCTGAGTAGAAATTTACAAATAACAGAAAATTTTAGACCTTATAATAGCTTTGTTTTTGGTGATTGATGCTTTCCATGTCCAAGCACTTTGGGGGTTAATGAGCTTGAAGCAAACGAAAGCAGCAACAAAAAATAGTATAAATATAAAAGCACTTTGCCAGTCAAATAGTAGCCGTTAGGAACAACAGAGACTCGGGACATGCCATATTAAGCCAAGGTGCATCAATCAATTGCAAATACTATTTGATGCTGATATAAACTAAACTTCGTATAATTTTCAAATGAATTCCACCTGAGTATATCATTAAGGGAGAAATGGATTGTGTGAAGGATAAGTCTCTTTTTGCCTTTTGTATGCCCTGAGAAAGCAAAATAATCAAAGGAAGAGGTATAAACACTGTACGTTAAGGTTTCCAACACAAAATTTGATCACTCTTTGGGTTGAAGTAAGTAATCACCTGGTGGCATTTAATCCCCCTAGTCCAACTGTTCCCAAAATGATGAAAAGGAAAGGGATCCGGATTAATACGTGATTACTTCTTCCCCCATGTGCTTTTGGCATGCCAGTCCTCACAACTCGAGCATAAGTGGCTAACCAAAAGAAGATTGTGTCTAATGAAGGAAAcccaggaaaaaaaaataaaaggacaaaggaaattgaaattgcgaataatttaaaattttaagttaccTGAAGCAGAATCTGTTCCTCTCACACCTGTGATAACCATTACATATCAAGTCAATTGAATTTCATTGGTTCTATAATTGTATAGCTTATCACCCAATTCAATCTTCTGAACAAGGTGCTTAGAGCTTGGATCATGGTTTGCAAACTCAAATCCAAATGGACATTTCCAATTAGACAACTTGCAACTTGATAAGCCTATGTATAAACAAGCAAGCAAGCAGAGTGCATTCCTGGGGCTCTCGAGGTAAATGGAATGGCACTCTCAATGATTAGACAAATTATTCAAGTCTTACGCCTACATTCTACCCATGTGATCCTTgtatataaaaactaaattactATATCTGTTCCAAAATAAGCGACAAATATgcacttgagcttgacaaatgaAAATAAGGAAAAAATGTCACCTCACCACTTACATTGGCTTCTCTTTTTGACTTTGAAACATTAAGGAGGCAAATAAAATGCTATAGCATTAGGCCTGACCTCAATTATCACACCATAGAACAACAAAACACAGAAGACCACTACCTGCATAGATGCAGAAATTGTTTTTCAGTTGTCAACTTCCAGCAGCACGATACATTCGTTTAGACCATGAATAACCTCAGGATTCTACAGCAAAGAAATAGCACAAAATTAAAAATGAACAACACACAGAAGCTAACTTAAGTGGTGAGGTAATTGCTTCTCATACCATTATGAAATCTCGATGATAACAGAAAGTTGGATTTAGAAAGTAAGCAGCCACATAGAGAGGACGGGGGAACAATAAGTTCCAGTGGATGTATGATACATATCCTGTTGACCGAAGTGAGGGCATCCCTTGAATAATTTGGCAATTAGCAGTAATAATTTTATAGCCTTTAGCTGTCATAATAAAAGACAAatataacaaattaaaaaaataataaaaaaagaaaagcgagagagagagagagagagagagagcaaacaCCCGGCATAAGAGGGAAAATTTTAGTAATATAGCATACTTTTTTGACACGCTGGAAGTCCTTCGTGGCTTCGTCAAGTGCAACTTTCCTGTTGCATGACCCCCCACATCTTGCTTGATTTATGTATTGTCCTCAAAACCATTGGAGGCCTCTCTTAAGCAAACCAGAGCAAATTATCAAAACTACAGTAACAGGCATATTGGCACTCAAAAAGATAAATAATGAttaaaaaaaccaaaaaaaaaaataaataaataaaacacaagAAACGCATAATCAACAGAGTCAGGATATATCTCAACAGTTAGACAGGAAACAgaatgatatggttggtttgacaATCCATTTCTAAaagtttataatataaataaatcaaatatctTAAGCATCAAACTCCGAGTTGCAAGTTTATCCAATAACTTCTTTACAGTCCATTTGGGATTTTGCAAACCATGATCACTTGGGAATACTCTTTGATTTGTCTCATAACATATGCAGACAGGAGAAAATTACCAGACAGCAGGTAAGTGTAAGCTTCTGAAATCTGCAGTAAATCCAAATAGCGAGGTTAGTGTtagaaagaagaaaatgaataATTCAAAGACTTAAAGCTGAGACAGAAACCGGTGTCCATATAACACAGGTGCATTTTCTCAACTCAACGTGTGATAGAGCATCCAAAAGAAACAATAAATTCAGTAAAAAAGTGACCTTGCAAAGAATACAAGAAACCTTCAAACTGTTGAATAGGAGCACTAATGCTTACCAACTTGAACCTGGACTCAGCACTAGGCTTTTCGTGAACGGGAAAAAGGTCAGGATGAGATTCCCATACCTTCTTTCTGTAAGCAGCTTTAACCTACCACGCGATTTGAAGATCAAATGAAATAAATAAGCATCATCAAACATCAACAATCCTAACACTCTCAGCTTAAACCCACCCACTGATCGTGATCGACCCACAAAgtaaaaaatgaaatgaattcaAAGACCGAGTCGACCCCATCACCCACCCAAAAAGATAGCAAACATGAAAAAATCGAGCTCATAATTTAGTTGATGATTAGTACATGGCATGGCCCCAGAGTCTCAGCAATTAATATATCACAAACTAAAGAAGAAAGGCAAATAAAAATTGGATCAAATACAATTAGAATCAAAGATGATAAAGAAGAGAAATTTATGACCTGGGAGGCGGTGGGGCGGGAATTGGGAGGGAAGCCTAGCAAGACCCTGGCTTCATTGCCCTGCATTTCTGTAACCTCTCCTTTTGTGTAatagagatgagagggagagacttctctatttttattatttttttaatattaatattaacattgaatgcTTGGGAGAGTGGAGAGTTTTGGGTGGTAGACAGGTGTTCGATTGCTAGAGGAAGATCAGAGCATTGATTATGATCCTGGccgttctgtttaaaccaaaagtCGATTCTACGGTTATAAAAGTACTGAAGATGTAGGATATAATTTCTCGGCGTCTTGTCACATAAACGACGTCAAACTGTTCCTGGAAGTCGAATCGGTGTCGTAGGATTGGGTATTGTTTGTGCTTTCCCGTTCCAGTTCCACCTCCAGGTTGTACTCCCAAGTCCTAAGAATCTGCATCTGCAATAGCACTGCCTCTTCTCCATCGCAGAACTGATTCTGGATTGGGGCATAGCGTACAGGTAAAATGAGAATAAATAGAGGGCTGAAGTGGAGCATCAATATGGTCTGGGCAATAGAGCAGCTTCAATCCGTCTCTGCAATTTCGCATACAAATCCTTGCTATCGAAAATCATTTCTTCCATCAGCCATTGCCAATGTTTTTCTCCTCTTTCCTCGCTCTTTCTCAACCGGTGGGGTTTTCTTACGACTTCAATAATTTTGACATATACTTCACCTCTGCATGTGTGCTATTTTACTGGGATTATGTTAGTGGATGATGTTTctttccaaaaccctagctttccatataatttatttcattcaACACATCTTGTATACTAGGTAATTTTAGTAATTTAGTTTTAGAAATATTCAATTCATTTTTCAGCATGTTCTTCTGACTGATTGATTCAGCAAATCGTGATCTATTTCTATCCATTTTTTTATGTATAAACTAATAGACGTATTCAATATAAAAACCTACATTCAAATTTATGTTCTTGCAGGTTTATCAAAGGGTGACTAGTCATTTTTGAACATTTGTCACCTCATTTATAAGCATTTAGCTTCACAATGTGCTATCAGAATTTTTGTTTCGTTTTGAtcatttttgaaaattatttaattGTAGAATTGCAATCACAACTGTCCCCTGACCTTATTAGAATCATGGAGAAAAGGTTATCAGCTATTGAGCATAGAAGTGCTTGTCTTGAGAATTTCATAAATCAGGTAATTGTGACTTTATGATTCTTGTTACCCCAAATATTCTATTATTTTCAGCATTTTTCTAAAGTAATAATGATTTTTGCCAATTGAAGCCTGCAATCTTATGCTTCAAAATTAGTTTAATCTTCAATTGTCTCTTGGTTTTTCTTTCTTGTGTTTGATATTGcatttaatttgtttatttatGGAATGAAAATGTTAATTGAATGCTTTCTGTTCTTTTCTTCTGGTGTTAATTGAAGACAGCTAGAAGTGTCGCCTACAGAATATGCAAGAGCTAATAAAGAACTACAGAAACTTGGGGGCTTTATGGACCTTATAATTCAATTGAGGTCTAAACAAAAGGTATTGAATTGCTTGAAACTGTTTAGACCATCTTGAACCTTTTTATCGTCGTTCAATACAAGTGCATAGCATTTGTATGTTAACAAGGATGAGTTATTGAAGATGTTATATGATCTTTCAGACATTCATGAATATGCAAGTATAATATGCTGGAATATATACATCCTATTGTTAAATTGCTCACGATTTTTGGATGAACTCACGTCCAGAATACTTTATATAGAGATAACAACCTTATATAGAGAAATAAAAAAGACAATTACTAAACGAcccttataaaatttaaaattactagATGACCATACGGAAATATAAATTTGTTTATTAAGTTTCTTATTACAAAAGGCATGTTTTACAAGTCCTCTTCTATGTATGTTTTTACCGTAAGTAATATTAGTAGGCAAACAATGATAGTCATTGAAGACATTGCGAGTTcatatgtatcttgcatttttagGGACTAAAAATGTTTATATTTCTAACCATTGATTAGGGGTAAGATGCATTATATCAGGTTTACTTGTGTAGGAAATAGATGGTTTAAGATCACTGATGGCTGAATGTCCGGAAGATAAAGACATGCTTGACATGGCAAATGAGGAATTGAGACAGGCAA harbors:
- the LOC110661733 gene encoding uncharacterized protein LOC110661733, with the protein product MQGNEARVLLGFPPNSRPTASQVKAAYRKKVWESHPDLFPVHEKPSAESRFKLISEAYTYLLSGVRGTDSASATYARVVRTGMPKAHGGRSNHVLIRIPFLFIILGTVGLGGLNATRAYKRQKETYPSHNPFLP